The DNA sequence CCGGTGGATGCCCAGTCCGGCCAGCAGCGCGCGCTGGGTGCGGACCATGTCGGCGACGGTGACGACCGGGAAGTCCGGCCCGTACGGCAGGCCGGTGGCCGGGTCGGTCGAGGACGGTCCGGTCGTGCCGCGGCAGCCGCCGAGCACGTTGGTGCAGACGACGAAGTACCGATCGGTGTCGAACGCCTTACCGGGGCCGATCATGCCGTCCCACCAGCCCAGTGACCGCCCGGCGGCGCCGTCGCGGGCCTCGGCGGCGAAGCCGTCGCGGGTGCCGGCCTCGGGCTGCGCCGTCGACGTCCCGGCCGCGTGGGCGTCGCCGCTCAACGCGTGGCAGACCAGGATGACGTTGTCGCGTTCGGGCGACAGCGCGCCGTAGGTCTCGTACGCCACGCGGACCCCGGCCAGCCGCCGCCCGCAGTCCAGTGCCGGTGGTGCGGGCAGGTCGAGGTGGCGCGCCTGGGCAGTGCCCACCGACCCGGCGGTGGGCGCCGGGGGCGGTGTCTCGGACGCGGTCATGGCTGGTCCTCGGTCGCGGGTCCATGTAATGTCAGCTAATCCCGATAGGAATTATAGGATAACCCTGGGAGAGGGGCACCAGCGCATGACTGTCGATAACGGAGTCAACGTCCAGGCACTGCTCGACGCGCGCGAGGCACTGAAGAACGCCGCCGAAGCGGCCCAGTTCACCTGGCGGGCGACCTCGACGTGGCAGAAGGGCGTCCACAGCACCGTCCGGATCCAGAACTTCCACGGCCTGGGCCAGGAGCAGAGCCACCAGGCCGAGTCGGTGTTCGACGCCGACCACCCCGCCGTCTTCGCCGCCGAGGACAACGGGATCACCCCCATCGAATACCTGCTCGTGGGCCTGGCCAGCTGCCTGACCGCGGGTGTCGCGTCCGTGGCGCAGAACCGCGGCATCCAGCTGCGCTCCGTCGAGTCGGTCGTCGAGGGCAACCACGACATCCGCGGCATCCTCGGCGCCGACAGCGAGGTGCGCAACGGGTACAACGACATCAAGGTCACCTTCAAGATCGACGCCGACGCCACGCCGCAGGAGATCGAGGCCCTGGTCGCGCAGTCGCAGAAGCGCTCGGCGGTCTTCGACGCCCTGACCAACCCCACCAACGTCAGCGTCGAAGTCGCCTGAGGAGGGCCGGGCCATCGAGCGCGTCACCACGGCGGTCATCGGTGCCGGGCACGCCGGCCTGGCCGCCAGCCACTTCCTCGGCCGCAGTTCGATCGACCACGTCGTGCTCGAACGCGGCGAGGTGGCCAACTCGTGGCGGCGGGAACGCTGGGACTCGCTGCGGCTGCTGACCCCCAACTGGCAGAGCCGCCTGCCGGGACAGCACTACGACGGCCCGGACCCTGACGGGTACATGACGGCGGGCGAAGTGGTCGAGTTCATCGAGCGCTTCGCCACCGCCGGCGGCGCACCCGTACGGACCGGCACGGAGGTCACCTCGGTGCGGCGCGCCGACCACGGATACACCGTGACGACCGGCCGGGGCGAGCTCGCGTGCCGGACCGTCGTGATCGCCAGCGGCGCCTGCAACCAGCCGACGGTGCCGCTGTTCGCGGGGGCGGTCCCGGCGTCGGTGACGCAGCTGACGCCGTTCGACTACCGGCACCCGGCCCGGCTGCCCGACGGCGGCGTGCTGGTCGTGGGCGCCTCCGCGACCGGCGTGCAGCTGGCCGCCGAGATCAGGCGTTCCGGTCGGCCGGTGGTCCTGTCCGTCGGCGAGCACGTGCGGCTGCCCCGGACCTACCGCGGGCGTGACGTGCTGTGGTGGATGGACGCCTCGGGCGTGTGGGACCAGCGCTACGACGAGATCGACGATCTCGTACGCGCCCGGCGGCTGCCGTCGCCGCAGCTGGCCGGGACGCCCGAGCGCACCACGCTGGACCTCAACGCGCTGGCCGACCTGGGGGTCGAGCTGGTCGGCCGGCTGGCCGCGGTGCGCGACGGGCAGGCCCTGTTCTCCGGCGGGCTGCGCAATGTGCTCTCGCTCGCCGATCTCAAACTGAGGCGCCTGCTGGACACGTTCGACCGGTGGGCGGGCGGTCGCGAGCTCGACGTCGACGCGCCCGAACCGCAGGAGCCGACCCGGGTGCCGCAGCCGTCGCGGCTGCACCTGGACCTGCGTGACGGGTCGGTCCGCACGATCGTGTGGGCGACCGGGTTCCGGCCGGACTATCGGTGGCTCGACGTTCCCGTCATCGACGGCAAGGGCGGGCTGGAACACGACGGCGGGGTGCTCCCGAGCCCCGGCCTCTACGCGCTGGGCCTGCCGCTGCTGCGGCGGCGCAAGTCCACCTTCATCCACGGCATCGGGGACGACGCGCGCGAGGTGACCGACCACCTCGTACGCCACCTGGCATCGCCCGGTTGACGTCGCGTCGGCCCAGGATCCCGTGGCGCGCCCGTCCCGGGCCGGGCGCCGCCGATGGCGAAGCGGCGCGATGAGGGCCGACCCAGCCGTGGATCGGCCGCGCCGCCCGCGCGCTCGGCCGGGCGAACCGATGTGCTTTTCTGTTCGCCTGATGGTGACGGACGGGAGGGGCGCTGGTGGGCGAGACGACGGTGGCCGAGGTAATGGCCGAGCTGGCGGCGTTGGAGGACCCGAGGGCGCGCCAGGTGAACGAGCGGCACGGCGACGACCACGGGGTGAACCTCAGCAGGTTGCGCGAGGTCGCCAAGCGGTT is a window from the Catellatospora sp. TT07R-123 genome containing:
- a CDS encoding OsmC family protein, translated to MTVDNGVNVQALLDAREALKNAAEAAQFTWRATSTWQKGVHSTVRIQNFHGLGQEQSHQAESVFDADHPAVFAAEDNGITPIEYLLVGLASCLTAGVASVAQNRGIQLRSVESVVEGNHDIRGILGADSEVRNGYNDIKVTFKIDADATPQEIEALVAQSQKRSAVFDALTNPTNVSVEVA
- a CDS encoding NAD(P)-binding domain-containing protein, which translates into the protein MGAGHAGLAASHFLGRSSIDHVVLERGEVANSWRRERWDSLRLLTPNWQSRLPGQHYDGPDPDGYMTAGEVVEFIERFATAGGAPVRTGTEVTSVRRADHGYTVTTGRGELACRTVVIASGACNQPTVPLFAGAVPASVTQLTPFDYRHPARLPDGGVLVVGASATGVQLAAEIRRSGRPVVLSVGEHVRLPRTYRGRDVLWWMDASGVWDQRYDEIDDLVRARRLPSPQLAGTPERTTLDLNALADLGVELVGRLAAVRDGQALFSGGLRNVLSLADLKLRRLLDTFDRWAGGRELDVDAPEPQEPTRVPQPSRLHLDLRDGSVRTIVWATGFRPDYRWLDVPVIDGKGGLEHDGGVLPSPGLYALGLPLLRRRKSTFIHGIGDDAREVTDHLVRHLASPG